A genome region from Gallus gallus isolate bGalGal1 chromosome 9, bGalGal1.mat.broiler.GRCg7b, whole genome shotgun sequence includes the following:
- the EIF2A gene encoding eukaryotic translation initiation factor 2A isoform X2, protein MQNWCPCWADDESICARNVNNEVHFFENNNFNTIANKLHLQKVNDFVLSPGAQPTKVAVYVPGSKGAPSFVRLYQYPNFGGPQSALANKSFFKADKVTMLWNKKATAVLVIASTDVDKTGASYYGEQTLHYIATNGESAIVQLPKNGPIYDVVWNPNSVEFCAVYGFMPAKATVFNLKCDPVFDFGTGPRNAAYYSPHGHILVLAGFGNLRGQMEVWDVKNYKLISKPVASDSTYFAWCPDGEHIVTATCAPRLRVSNGYKIWHYTGSVLHNYEVPSNEEMWQVSWQPFLDGVFPVKAVKYQAVPSELPSAEPKPAQAYRPPALRNKPVTSSKLHEDEPPQNMKPQSGSSEKPLSKTALKNQKKHEAKKAAKQEAKADCSQESTQSSASQNTPRSAVPVVTSGDPEIDKKIKNLKKKLKAIEQLKEQAAAGKQLEKNQLEKIQKESALLQELEDLELGL, encoded by the exons ATGCAGAACTG gtgtccctgctgggcAGATGATGAAAGTATTTGTGCCCGGAATGTGAACAATGAAGTGCACTTCTTTGAAAACAACAACTTCA atacTATTGCAAATAAACTTCATTTGCAAAAGGTTAATGATTTTGTGTTATCACCAGGAGCACAGCCAACCAAG GTTGCTGTGTATGTTCCAGGCAGTAAAGGTGCACCATCATTTGTTAGGCTCTATCAATATCCCAATTTTGGTGGCCCTCAATCTGCACTGGCCAATAAGAGTTTCTTTAAAGCTGACAAGGTGACGATGCTATGGAACAAAAAAG ccactgctgtgctggtCATAGCTAGCACCGACGTGGACAAAACAGGTGCTTCTTACTATGGAGAGCAAACTCTGCACTACATTGCAACAAATGGTGAAAGTGCCATCGTACAACTAC cAAAAAATGGTCCTATTTATGATGTTGTTTGGAACCCCAATTCTGTCGAGTTTTGTGCTGTGTATGGTTTTATGCCTGCCAAAGCAACAGTTTTTAATCTGAAATGTGACCCTGTGTTTGATTTTGGAACTGGTCCTCGCAATGCTGCCTACTACAGCCCCCACGGACACATCCTGGTACTAGCAGGATTTGGAAATCTCAGGGGACAGATGGAAGTATGGGATGTTAAAAACTACAAACTCATTTCCAAACCAGTAGCCTCCGATTCCACCTATTTTGCCTGGTGCCCTGATGGGGAGCATATTGTAACAGCTACATGCGCTCCCCGGCTGCGAGTCAGTAATGGGTATAAGATATGGCACTACACTGGCTCTGTTTTACACAACTATGAAGTTCCATCAAATGAGGAAATGTGGCAAGTTTCCTGGCAGCCATTTTTGGATGGAGTGTTCCCAGTGAAAGCAGTGAAATACCAGGCAGTCCCGAGTGAACTGCCGAGTGCTGAGCCCAAACCTGCGCAAGCGTATAGACCTCCGGCCTTGAGAAACAAACCTGTAACAAGTTCCAAGCTT CATGAGGACGAACCACCTCAGAATATGAAACCACAGTCAGGAAGCAGTGAAAAGCCACTGTCtaaaacagctctgaaaaatcaaaagaaacatgaagCAAAGAAAGCTGCTAAACAG GAGGCCAAAGCTGATTGTAGTCAGGAATCCACACAGTCCTCAGCATCACAGAATACACCACGAAGTGCTGTTCCTGTCGTTACATCAGGAGATCCTGAAAttgacaagaaaataaagaatttaaaaaag aaaCTAAAGGCAATTGAGCAACTGAaagagcaggcagctgctggcaagCAGCTAGAGAAAAATCAG
- the EIF2A gene encoding eukaryotic translation initiation factor 2A (The RefSeq protein has 1 substitution compared to this genomic sequence), which produces MAPPAPLLAVRGSEGLFMVNGPPSFTESAVFQRDSGRNCKAVAFSKDGSLFAWCNGEKVNIVNVTSAGLLRSFDLPKVVCLEFSPKNNILATWQAYSAAKDGTAGAPNLQLYDVKTGKCLKSFIQKKMQNWCPCWADDESICARNVNNEVHFFENNNFNTIANKLHLQKVNDFVLSPGAQPTKVAVYVPGSKGAPSFVRLYQYPNFGGPQSALANKSFFKADKVTMLWNKKATAVLVIASTDVDKTGASYYGEQTLHYIATNGESAIVQLPKNGPIYDVVWNPNSVEFCAVYGFMPAKATVFNLKCDPVFDFGTGPRNAAYYSPHGHILVLAGFGNLRGQMEVWDVKNYKLISKPVASDSTYFAWCPDGEHIVTATCAPRLRVSNGYKIWHYTGSVLHNYEVPSNEEMWQVSWQPFLDGVFPVKAVKYQAVPSELPSAEPKPAQAYRPPALRNKPVTSSKLHEDEPPQNMKPQSGSSEKPLSKTALKNQKKHEPKKAAKQEAKADCSQESTQSSASQNTPRSAVPVVTSGDPEIDKKIKNLKKKLKAIEQLKEQAAAGKQLEKNQLEKIQKESALLQELEDLELGL; this is translated from the exons ATGGCGCCGCCCGCGCCGCTGCTGGCAG tGAGGGGCTCCGAAGGACTCTTCATGGTGAATGGGCCGCCCAGTTTCACAGAGAGCGCGGTGTTCCAAAG gGACTCTGGAAGAAATTGCAAAGCTGTTGCTTTTAGCAAGGATGGTTCCCTCTTTGCCTGGTGCAATGGAGAAAA AGTAAATATTGTTAACGTCACCAGTGCAGGATTACTGCGTTCCTTTGATCTTCCGAAGGTAGTTTGTCTTGAATTCTCACCAAAGAATAACATTCTGGCAACATGGCAGGCCTATTCAG CTGCCAAAGATGGCACAGCAGGGGCACCCAACCTACAACTTTATGATGTGAAAACTGGAAAGTGTTTGAAGTCTTTCATCCAGAAAAAGATGCAGAACTG gtgtccctgctgggcAGATGATGAAAGTATTTGTGCCCGGAATGTGAACAATGAAGTGCACTTCTTTGAAAACAACAACTTCA atacTATTGCAAATAAACTTCATTTGCAAAAGGTTAATGATTTTGTGTTATCACCAGGAGCACAGCCAACCAAG GTTGCTGTGTATGTTCCAGGCAGTAAAGGTGCACCATCATTTGTTAGGCTCTATCAATATCCCAATTTTGGTGGCCCTCAATCTGCACTGGCCAATAAGAGTTTCTTTAAAGCTGACAAGGTGACGATGCTATGGAACAAAAAAG ccactgctgtgctggtCATAGCTAGCACCGACGTGGACAAAACAGGTGCTTCTTACTATGGAGAGCAAACTCTGCACTACATTGCAACAAATGGTGAAAGTGCCATCGTACAACTAC cAAAAAATGGTCCTATTTATGATGTTGTTTGGAACCCCAATTCTGTCGAGTTTTGTGCTGTGTATGGTTTTATGCCTGCCAAAGCAACAGTTTTTAATCTGAAATGTGACCCTGTGTTTGATTTTGGAACTGGTCCTCGCAATGCTGCCTACTACAGCCCCCACGGACACATCCTGGTACTAGCAGGATTTGGAAATCTCAGGGGACAGATGGAAGTATGGGATGTTAAAAACTACAAACTCATTTCCAAACCAGTAGCCTCCGATTCCACCTATTTTGCCTGGTGCCCTGATGGGGAGCATATTGTAACAGCTACATGCGCTCCCCGGCTGCGAGTCAGTAATGGGTATAAGATATGGCACTACACTGGCTCTGTTTTACACAACTATGAAGTTCCATCAAATGAGGAAATGTGGCAAGTTTCCTGGCAGCCATTTTTGGATGGAGTGTTCCCAGTGAAAGCAGTGAAATACCAGGCAGTCCCGAGTGAACTGCCGAGTGCTGAGCCCAAACCTGCGCAAGCGTATAGACCTCCGGCCTTGAGAAACAAACCTGTAACAAGTTCCAAGCTT CATGAGGACGAACCACCTCAGAATATGAAACCACAGTCAGGAAGCAGTGAAAAGCCACTGTCtaaaacagctctgaaaaatcaaaagaaacatgaagCAAAGAAAGCTGCTAAACAG GAGGCCAAAGCTGATTGTAGTCAGGAATCCACACAGTCCTCAGCATCACAGAATACACCACGAAGTGCTGTTCCTGTCGTTACATCAGGAGATCCTGAAAttgacaagaaaataaagaatttaaaaaag aaaCTAAAGGCAATTGAGCAACTGAaagagcaggcagctgctggcaagCAGCTAGAGAAAAATCAG
- the EIF2A gene encoding eukaryotic translation initiation factor 2A isoform X1 — MAPPAPLLAVRGSEGLFMVNGPPSFTESAVFQRDSGRNCKAVAFSKDGSLFAWCNGEKVNIVNVTSAGLLRSFDLPKVVCLEFSPKNNILATWQAYSAAKDGTAGAPNLQLYDVKTGKCLKSFIQKKMQNWCPCWADDESICARNVNNEVHFFENNNFNTIANKLHLQKVNDFVLSPGAQPTKVAVYVPGSKGAPSFVRLYQYPNFGGPQSALANKSFFKADKVTMLWNKKATAVLVIASTDVDKTGASYYGEQTLHYIATNGESAIVQLPKNGPIYDVVWNPNSVEFCAVYGFMPAKATVFNLKCDPVFDFGTGPRNAAYYSPHGHILVLAGFGNLRGQMEVWDVKNYKLISKPVASDSTYFAWCPDGEHIVTATCAPRLRVSNGYKIWHYTGSVLHNYEVPSNEEMWQVSWQPFLDGVFPVKAVKYQAVPSELPSAEPKPAQAYRPPALRNKPVTSSKLHEDEPPQNMKPQSGSSEKPLSKTALKNQKKHEAKKAAKQEAKADCSQESTQSSASQNTPRSAVPVVTSGDPEIDKKIKNLKKLEKIQKESALLQELEDLELGL; from the exons ATGGCGCCGCCCGCGCCGCTGCTGGCAG tGAGGGGCTCCGAAGGACTCTTCATGGTGAATGGGCCGCCCAGTTTCACAGAGAGCGCGGTGTTCCAAAG gGACTCTGGAAGAAATTGCAAAGCTGTTGCTTTTAGCAAGGATGGTTCCCTCTTTGCCTGGTGCAATGGAGAAAA AGTAAATATTGTTAACGTCACCAGTGCAGGATTACTGCGTTCCTTTGATCTTCCGAAGGTAGTTTGTCTTGAATTCTCACCAAAGAATAACATTCTGGCAACATGGCAGGCCTATTCAG CTGCCAAAGATGGCACAGCAGGGGCACCCAACCTACAACTTTATGATGTGAAAACTGGAAAGTGTTTGAAGTCTTTCATCCAGAAAAAGATGCAGAACTG gtgtccctgctgggcAGATGATGAAAGTATTTGTGCCCGGAATGTGAACAATGAAGTGCACTTCTTTGAAAACAACAACTTCA atacTATTGCAAATAAACTTCATTTGCAAAAGGTTAATGATTTTGTGTTATCACCAGGAGCACAGCCAACCAAG GTTGCTGTGTATGTTCCAGGCAGTAAAGGTGCACCATCATTTGTTAGGCTCTATCAATATCCCAATTTTGGTGGCCCTCAATCTGCACTGGCCAATAAGAGTTTCTTTAAAGCTGACAAGGTGACGATGCTATGGAACAAAAAAG ccactgctgtgctggtCATAGCTAGCACCGACGTGGACAAAACAGGTGCTTCTTACTATGGAGAGCAAACTCTGCACTACATTGCAACAAATGGTGAAAGTGCCATCGTACAACTAC cAAAAAATGGTCCTATTTATGATGTTGTTTGGAACCCCAATTCTGTCGAGTTTTGTGCTGTGTATGGTTTTATGCCTGCCAAAGCAACAGTTTTTAATCTGAAATGTGACCCTGTGTTTGATTTTGGAACTGGTCCTCGCAATGCTGCCTACTACAGCCCCCACGGACACATCCTGGTACTAGCAGGATTTGGAAATCTCAGGGGACAGATGGAAGTATGGGATGTTAAAAACTACAAACTCATTTCCAAACCAGTAGCCTCCGATTCCACCTATTTTGCCTGGTGCCCTGATGGGGAGCATATTGTAACAGCTACATGCGCTCCCCGGCTGCGAGTCAGTAATGGGTATAAGATATGGCACTACACTGGCTCTGTTTTACACAACTATGAAGTTCCATCAAATGAGGAAATGTGGCAAGTTTCCTGGCAGCCATTTTTGGATGGAGTGTTCCCAGTGAAAGCAGTGAAATACCAGGCAGTCCCGAGTGAACTGCCGAGTGCTGAGCCCAAACCTGCGCAAGCGTATAGACCTCCGGCCTTGAGAAACAAACCTGTAACAAGTTCCAAGCTT CATGAGGACGAACCACCTCAGAATATGAAACCACAGTCAGGAAGCAGTGAAAAGCCACTGTCtaaaacagctctgaaaaatcaaaagaaacatgaagCAAAGAAAGCTGCTAAACAG GAGGCCAAAGCTGATTGTAGTCAGGAATCCACACAGTCCTCAGCATCACAGAATACACCACGAAGTGCTGTTCCTGTCGTTACATCAGGAGATCCTGAAAttgacaagaaaataaagaatttaaaaaag
- the SERP1 gene encoding stress-associated endoplasmic reticulum protein 1, whose translation MVAKQRIRMANEKHSKNITQRGNVAKTSRTAPEEKASVGPWLLALFIFVVCGSAIFQIIQSIRMGM comes from the exons ATGGTGGCCAAGCAGCGCATCCGCATGGCCAACGAGAAGCACAGCAAGAACATCACGCAGCGCGGGAACGTCGCCAAGACCTCG AGGACGGCCCCGGAGGAGAAGGCGTCGGTCGGGCCCTGGCTGCTGGCGCTGTTCATTTTCGTGGTCTGCGGATCAG CCATCTTCCAGATCATCCAGAGCATCCGCATGGGCATGTga